Genomic window (Tolypothrix sp. NIES-4075):
AGCCCAAGGGTGAATTACCGCCTCAGCGTCGTCTGTTGCTTTTTTTTCTTTAAAATTAATCGGCTGCATGATTAATGCCGAGAACACGTACAATGCACCGACTACAAGCTCTTGACCATATTTTTCTCCCAATAAATCTTTTGCCCAACTCAACATCGGCTCACCGACTGCAAAGCCAACAATTAAAGCGCCCATCATTGTACTGCTAAACAGCGCATTAGCTGCCAACAAATTCTCTCGCTTCACGATTATAGGAATGACAGCTTGTTCGGCTGGGGCAAAAAACTGCGTCACAGTCGAGATGGCAAAAGTGACTATCAACAAAATCAGAAACTCTCGTGGCAAAAACGGCAGACACAGCGTCAATATACCGCGTACCACATCAGAGCCAACCATGATTAGCTTTTTGGGAAAGCGATCGACAAAAATGCCACCAGCAGAACCGAACAAAATTGCTGGTATTGTAAACGCTACCATCAAAGTTGAATATTTCGAGTTTTGCGCGAATCCAGGAGACGGGTAGTATTCCAGCAGGGCAATCATCAAAACGAAGAAAACCTTATCTGCTAACTGGGATACTAGTTGCCCAATCCACAAAAGCATAAAAGCACGATTTTTGAGAAGGGCGCCAAACCCGTTATTGACAGCCGCAGGTTCAGTTGGAAACATTACTATTTGGGGTAACGACTACGGTAGATGGGGAATGGGGGAGGGGGGGAGTGGGGGAGTGGGGGAGTGAGGGAGTGGGGGAGGGGGGGACAAGGGGGACAAGGGAGTGGGGGGAGATGATGGAGTAGCAATTACCATTACCCATTCCCCATTACCCATTCCCCATTACCCATTCCCCATTCCCTATTTCTCACTCCTGTTTGCCTACTCTTTTTTCCGGACTATTTTTATTGATAACGATTTAAAAGCATCTGCAAAAATTCTGCCGCAGTCAGGCGACTTTTAGGTGGGGAAACTTCATTAGATGAGTCTACCCATCTGCCTTGGATAGTTTGGGGCGATCGCCACATCGATAAATGCTCTACTGGTGGATCTGCGTAAAAGTTATTTTGCCCACTTCCTAATATTTTAGAACTCCAGTGAGTGTCATAATCATGACTCATTCTGTGAATCGGGAAACTGCCCCACAGAGGTACTCCCCATCCATCTATAGCAATAAATGCTTTGATATCACCACCTAACATTTGCCACGAATAGGCTGCGGCTATTGCCCCAACTACACCTGCACTAAAGCTTATGAATATAACTGGCGATTTTAACTGATGGCGCAGGCGATTATTCAAAACCTGTAAAATATGAAATCCTGATAACGCCGAAAAACCATCATTGGGCACTTTCAGTATATTCACTGTATTTTCTTCTTTACTCTGAGAAAATATTTCTAGCCCCCCCGAAATAAACTTTTCCGTTAAGGCTGGCTCATGAATTCCAGGGCAAATAATTATGCTCATCTTTTCAACTAGCATTTTTTACACGCAACCCTTATTGCCTAGTGCCTTTTACTGTCGTAAATATAACATTTTTACCTGCCTATTCAGGAGCGTTAGGTTTTCATAGGACTTACGCAATATCAACAAAGAACGTAGACGCGAAGCGTCTCGAAGAGAAGAATGTCAAGGACGCCAAGGAGAATTTGAGAGAGTTTTTGCGCTCATTTTTGTTTCAGTCAAGGCAAATGTATTAAACCGCACTTATAAAATTAATATTTTGAATTTTTAAGTCCACGTAGGTGCTATCCCCCTGGATGGGATACTAAAATACGAGTAAGGGAAAAAACAAAATCCCTAAGATATAAATGGTTACGAGGAATTCAATCGTGGTTGCTACGCCGGAAAAACTGGATCATAAACACGAGCATCTATCAAGTCAAGAGCGAGTAGCTGTATTGCTTATGGGCTATGGCGAAGTCGAAAGTTATGAAGACTTCGCTAACTATAACGAACAAGCTTTAAATCTACTGACAGCAAAATTTGC
Coding sequences:
- a CDS encoding MFS transporter translates to MFPTEPAAVNNGFGALLKNRAFMLLWIGQLVSQLADKVFFVLMIALLEYYPSPGFAQNSKYSTLMVAFTIPAILFGSAGGIFVDRFPKKLIMVGSDVVRGILTLCLPFLPREFLILLIVTFAISTVTQFFAPAEQAVIPIIVKRENLLAANALFSSTMMGALIVGFAVGEPMLSWAKDLLGEKYGQELVVGALYVFSALIMQPINFKEKKATDDAEAVIHPWADFKQGLRYLKKNRLVLNAMLQLVTLYCVFAALMVLSIRLAAEFGLKEKQFGFFLAAAGVGMVLGAASLGNWGEKLHGKPLPLIGFLMMALVLGLFTFINHLALALGLCAILGIGASLIGVPMQTLIQQQTPPTMLGKVFGFQNHAVNIALSLPLAITGPITDAFGLRTVLVGMSFVVAAVGVWAWQNTRRVLEDVI